Proteins from one Oncorhynchus gorbuscha isolate QuinsamMale2020 ecotype Even-year linkage group LG18, OgorEven_v1.0, whole genome shotgun sequence genomic window:
- the LOC124002588 gene encoding zinc finger protein 253-like yields MMSTNNCRRKTHAGEEVERAESKGSKESKVSGRNGAETSQESPSSIQSQQPSFPCKVCKSFRHMGNVNVHVRVHTQEELYLCSVCGKQCRSSEELTGNYEIHIGEKPYRCHSCGKGFRQAGELRVHTGEKSYKCSECGKMFISPLHSESVRRSTQERSPIAARSVGNSSLRRFTSTCT; encoded by the coding sequence ATGATGAGTACCAACAACTGCAGACGGAAAACTCACGCAGGAGAGGAAGTGGAAAGGGCAGAGAGTAAGGGCTCAAAAGAGTCAAAGGTAAGCGGGAGGAACGGGGCAGAGACCTCCCAGGagtctccatcctccatccagaGCCAACAACCCTCCTTCCCCTGTAAGGTCTGCAAGTCATTCAGGCACATGGGAAATGTCAACGTGCATGTAAGAGTGCACACGCAGGAGGAGCTGTAcctctgcagtgtgtgtggtaAACAGTGCCGGTCCTCAGAGGAACTGACAGGAAACTATGAGATCCACATCGGGGAGAAGCCCTACCGCTGCCACTCCTGTGGAAAGGGCTTCAGACAGGCAGGAGAGCTGAGggtccacacaggagagaagtcCTACAAGTGTTCTGAGTGTGGGAAAATGTTCATCTCGCCACTACACTCAGAATCCGTCAGAAgatccacacaggagagaagccctaTTGCTGCGAGGTCTGTAGGAAATTCTTCACTCAGAAGGTTCACCTCAACGTGCACATGA